A genomic region of Halichondria panicea chromosome 5, odHalPani1.1, whole genome shotgun sequence contains the following coding sequences:
- the LOC135336292 gene encoding uncharacterized protein LOC135336292 → MEFLYLLLLTLSSHLMIATANSSPVEANTEAVDNNTCWTKIQIPCEILSTTQNGRGISSEKFIGSKVIEDHDMDCYPWMFRNPINGKCECSNIPLHSVLCDIEISRTSILDCYCMTYNSESNETQLGRCVYGCGHKTDTVFYTLPNSTDDLNLYSCGRLNRDSTLCGKCLPGYSPLLYSYEMKCMNCTGENTSYNWIKYIAVAYIPLTFFFFFVVIFKFNGNSPLLKLFISVSQGISSPIVARAFLSVVSRKAYIENFTRAFGSFYGIWNLDFFRTVIPPICATDISQNTSACFGLCYCLLSIVTGYSDLLSH, encoded by the coding sequence ATGGAGTTCCTTTACCTACTATTGTTAACTCTCTCTTCCCATCTTATGATTGCTACTGCTAATTCTTCACCAGTAGAAGCAAACACTGAAGCAGTGGATAACAATACTTGCTGGACAAAGATACAAATACCCTGTGAAATTTTATCAACGACACAAAATGGAAGAGGTATCAGCTCAGAGAAGTTTATTGGCTCAAAGGTAATCGAAGATCATGACATGGATTGTTATCCTTGGATGTTTCGTAATCCCATAAATGGAAAATGTGAATGTAGTAACATTCCACTTCACTCTGTACTATGTGATATTGAAATCAGCAGGACATCCATTCTTGACTGCTATTGTATGACTTACAATAGTGAGAGCAATGAAACTCAACtaggaagatgtgtgtatggTTGCGGACATAAAACAGACACTGTCTTTTATACACTTCCAAATAGCACAGACGATCTTAATTTATACTCTTGTGGAAGACTGAACCGCGATTCAACACTGTGTGGGAAGTGTCTACCAGGATATTCACCACTCTTGTACTCATATGAAATGAAATGCATGAACTGCACGGGAGAGAACACAAGCTACAACTGGATCAAGTACATAGCAGTTGCTTATATTCCATTAacatttttctttttctttgtcgtAATCTTTAAATTTAACGGAAATTCTCCTTTGCTGAAGTTGTTCATTAGTGTGTCCCAGGGAATCTCTTCACCCATAGTGGCAAGAGCTTTTCTTTCAGTTGTTTCAAGGAAAGCTTATATTGAGAATTTCACTAGAGCTTTTGGTAGCTTCTATGGTATCTGGAATTTGGATTTCTTTCGTACTGTCATTCCACCTATTTGTGCGACGGACATCAGTCAAAATACAAGTGCTTGCTTTGGATTATGCTATTGCCTTTTATCCATTGTTACTGGTTATTCTGACTTACTTTCTCATTAG